In Stomoxys calcitrans chromosome 2, idStoCalc2.1, whole genome shotgun sequence, the following proteins share a genomic window:
- the LOC106088662 gene encoding TBC1 domain family member whacked — protein sequence MATSPRSADTISLCSTVSSCPDRNGFYGGFQRTDKPKEPLSKAQIIAREKKWLYMIDNWSLYMSKNYKKIRDRCRKGIPKSIRPRAWFFLSGAYLLKKKHPNLYTELLEKPGNPHVIEEIKKDKHRQFPFHEMFLDEDKVGQIELFNVLKAYSIYNPKVGFCQAQAPIAAFLLMHLPAEDAFWVFVSVCDVYLEDYFITGLEVLQNDAGILEGLLKKTCPPVYRHLQKHRVEPLLYMTDWFLCAMTRTLPWETLLRVWDCFLAEGIRVIFKVALVILGASLNSHKVRKQCNGLCETLEVLRNPPDNVLDEDFIINHMQRLNLRVEDFQIEHTRQKNRRAKQKALQEAAAAAPSTTTTTAIATNATATATATINLTPSSSSAATMAQSSNSQNNTFTRSRTTSPTNITSGSVTVVNIGGDDSASALGVSNISSSNGSVSVTANNYHT from the exons ATGGCGACATCACCCCGTTCGGCCGATACGATATCTCTATGTTCAACAGTCTCTAGTTGCCCCGATCGCAATGGATTCTATGGTGGATTTCAACGCACAGACAAGCCAAAGGAACCCCTATCAAAAGCACAAATTATCGCACGCGAAAAGAAATGGTTGTATATGATCGATAACTGGTCGTTGTATATGtcgaaaaattacaaaaag ATAAGAGATCGCTGTCGAAAAGGTATTCCTAAATCCATAAGACCTCGAGCATGGTTCTTTCTATCCGGTGCCTATCTGCTAAAAAAGAAACACCCAAATTTATATACAGAATTACTGGAAAAACCAGGAAATCCTCATGTTATTGAGGAAATCAAAAAGGATAAACATCGACAATTCCCCTTTCACGAAATGTTTCTGGATGAGGATAAAGTTGGTCAAATAGAATTGTTTAATGTCCTCAAGGCCTATTCAATATATAATCCAAAAGTTGGCTTTTGTCAAGCCCAAGCACCAATAGCAGCTTTCCTACTAATGCATTTGCCAGCTGAAGATGCATTTTGGGTTTTTGTCAGCGTATGTGATGT TTATTTAGAAGATTACTTTATAACTGGTTTAGAAGTTCTACAAAATGATGCTGGCATTTTGGAAGGCCTTTTAAAGaaaacatgtccgcccgtctatcgCCATTTGCAGAAACATCGTGTCGAGCCATTACTATATATGACCGATTGGTTTTTATGTGCCATGACCAGAACTTTACCCTGGGAAACCCTCTTAAGGGTTTGGGACTGTTTTCTGGCCGAAGGCATACGTGTCATCTTTAAGGTAGCTTTGGTGATTTTAGGTGCTTCCCTCAATAGCCATAAAGTGCGCAAACAGTGTAATGGCCTTTGCGAAACCCTCGAAGTATTACGAAATCCGCCCGACAATGTATTAGATGAAGATTTCATTATAAATCATATGCAGCGATTGAATTTGCGCGTTGAGGACTTCCAAATCGAACATACGCGACAGAAGAATCGACGGGCCAAACAAAAAGCTTTACAAGAAGCAGCAGCGGCTGCACCATCAACAACGACGACGACTGCAATCGCGACGAACGCAACTGCAACGGCAACAGCGACAATAAATCTAACCCCATCATCCTCATCAGCAGCTACAATGGCACAAAGTTCGAATTCACAAAATAATACGTTTACTCGCAGCCGCACCACTAGTCCCACAAATATAACCAGTGGCAGTGTTACCGTGGTAAATATAGGCGGTGATGATAGTGCGAGTGCATTAGGAGTGAGTAATATTAGTTCTAGCAATGGCAGTGTTAGTGTCACCGCCAACAACTACCATacataa